A section of the Scylla paramamosain isolate STU-SP2022 chromosome 33, ASM3559412v1, whole genome shotgun sequence genome encodes:
- the LOC135089855 gene encoding mediator of RNA polymerase II transcription subunit 17-like isoform X1 gives MADIRLEVPGENAVLEVLYDGTELYQQPPSMSENLTQLARKIDFATDGEEVTTEEKKEEEEEEEKQPFQQPHWPLEEVRNKVRQALTEVSVLHDLLMIVKQKPHQYMVLDPVQAEAPEPKAYIQFLSLKKSLQSAASILLTGGDRLRASQAEIGRPNRPVQDFHIELLRLRQNWRLKKVGNTIIGDLSYRSAGSMFRQVLPQTGIFEVSKADDVTGPSSLVGASGAASPLSPMANRAPQSSLRVNVPTELTGSAYIFVCIKKDEEDICSAQLTSSDFVAGETPWQQKLEKAQNVLFCKELFNQLAREAVKLTPSIPHLVVGNQITATIFPGIHLLVGLCHSDSKNSGPKGGTLQGSAAGGGGPAVAGGGTGGTTVGSTTTGGGLMGPSKYKHEHDLEHSLHQLLHRVYHNSFQHPLPHPVYASMGMSKRRRAAGLEGMDRNQLLNMMREQTLLEQIIRQVQHNFLRLRTMYVIDQLAAEFKDPLIVSHWNAFNSPTQSCVKINIVTQGYDSALRTKLVIHIFERTLKCICRDGKIMTMSFEPQELRNLILCQISQHNMAALQGLAKYTGWTVLSSEQNIGTGTIEPLGNASTVMLASPSGNKVIGVHSGPHQRVSVFVSSSPRPDFYPSTVVSEQRWEHLGSVWQEVRHDRMEGRNFLNKMELLMAALTA, from the exons ATGGCGGACATCAGGCTGGAGGTGCCGGGGGAAAATGCCGTGCTGGAGGTGCTCTACGATGGCACGGAATTATATCAGCA GCCGCCATCCATGTCAGAAAACCTCACTCAGTTGGCGAGGAAGATTGATTTTGCCACTGATGGGGAGGAGGTGACCAccgaggagaagaaggaggaggaagaggaggaagagaagcagccGTTCCAGCAGCCACACTGGCCCCTTGAAGAAGTCAGAAATAAAGTGAG ACAAGCGCTGACGGAAGTGTCTGTGCTGCACGACCTGCTGATGATTGTGAAGCAGAAGCCCCACCAGTACATGGTTCTCGATCCTGTGCAAGCCGAGGCCCCAGAACCTAAGGCATACATACAGTTCCTCTCCCTGAAGAAG AGCCTGCAATCGGCGGCCTCCATCCTCCTCACAGGAGGTGATCGCCTCCGTGCCTCACAGGCTGAAATTGGTAGACCAAACCGCCCTGTTCAGGACTTCCACATTGAGTTGTTGCGGCTCCGGCAGAACTGGCGGCTGAAGAAAGTTGGGAACACCATTATTGGCGACCTCTCGTACCGGTCAGCTGGCTCCATGTTCAGACAA GTTTTGCCCCAGACAGGGATATTTGAGGTGTCCAAGGCAGATGATGTGACAGGACCGAGCTCTCTTGTGGGGGCTAGTGGTGCGGCATCCCCATTGTCCCCCATGGCCAACCGGGCCCCACAGTCCTCCCTCAGAGTCAACGTTCCCACGGAGCTCACCGGTTCAGCTTACATCTTTGTGTGCATCAAGAAAG ATGAGGAAGACATTTGCTCTGCTCAACTCACCAGCAGCGACTTTGTGGCTGGGGAAACACCATGGCAGCAGAAACTGGAGAAAGCTCAGAATGTGCTTTTCTGCAAGGAGCTCTTCAATCAGCTGGCCCGGGAAGCTGTCAAGTTGaccccctccatccctcacctGGTGGTCGGCAACCAGATCACGGCAACCATCTTCCCAGGCATCCACTTACTGGTCGGCCTGTGTCACTCCGATAGCAAGAA CAGCGGGCCCAAGGGTGGAACACTGCAGGGTTCCgcagcaggaggtggagggccAGCAGTGGCAGGAGGCGGGACAGGAGGCACCACCGTGGGCAGCACCACCACTGGGGGAGGCCTGATGGGTCCCTCCAAGTACAAACATGAGCACGACCTTGAACACTCCCTTCACCAGCTGCTGCACcgcgtctaccacaacagcttCCAGCACCCCCTGCCTCACCCCGTTTACGCCTCCATGGGCATGAGCAAGCGCAGGCGAGCAGCGGGCCTGGAGGGGATGGACCGAAACCAG CTGCTGAACATGATGCGGGAGCAGACTCTCCTGGAGCAGATCATCCGGCAGGTGCAGCACAACTTCCTGCGGCTGCGCACCATGTACGTCATCGACCAGCTGGCGGCAGAGTTCAAGGACCCGCTCATCGTGTCCCACTGGAATGCCTTCAACTCGCCCACACAGTCGTGCGTCAAGATTAACATCGTGACACAGGGCTACGACTCCGCCCTGCGCACCAAGCTGGTCATCCACATCTTCGAGAGGACCCTCAAGTGCATCTGTCGGGATGGGAAGATCATGACCATGTCCTTTGAGCCACAGGAGCTGAGGAACCTGATCCTGTGCCAGATATCCCAGCACAACATGGCGGCACTGCAGGGCCTGGCCAAGTACACCGGGTGGACTGTTCTGTCGTCAGAGCAGAACATCGGCACAGGCACCATTGAGCCACTGGGCAATGCCTCCACTGTGATGCTGGCATCCCCATCGGGCAACAAGGTGATTGGCGTGCACTCGGGGCCACACCAACGAGTGTCAGTGTTCGTGTCGTCCTCACCGCGGCCGGACTTCTACCCGTCCACAGTGGTGTCGGAGCAGCGGTGGGAACACCTGGGCTCTGTGTGGCAGGAGGTGCGCCACGACCGCATGGAGGGAAGGAACTTTCTCAACAAGATGGAGCTGCTCATGGCTGCCCTTACGGCCTAG
- the LOC135089855 gene encoding mediator of RNA polymerase II transcription subunit 17-like isoform X2: MADIRLEVPGENAVLEVLYDGTELYQQPPSMSENLTQLARKIDFATDGEEVTTEEKKEEEEEEEKQPFQQPHWPLEEVRNKVRQALTEVSVLHDLLMIVKQKPHQYMVLDPVQAEAPEPKAYIQFLSLKKSLQSAASILLTGGDRLRASQAEIGRPNRPVQDFHIELLRLRQNWRLKKVGNTIIGDLSYRSAGSMFRQTGIFEVSKADDVTGPSSLVGASGAASPLSPMANRAPQSSLRVNVPTELTGSAYIFVCIKKDEEDICSAQLTSSDFVAGETPWQQKLEKAQNVLFCKELFNQLAREAVKLTPSIPHLVVGNQITATIFPGIHLLVGLCHSDSKNSGPKGGTLQGSAAGGGGPAVAGGGTGGTTVGSTTTGGGLMGPSKYKHEHDLEHSLHQLLHRVYHNSFQHPLPHPVYASMGMSKRRRAAGLEGMDRNQLLNMMREQTLLEQIIRQVQHNFLRLRTMYVIDQLAAEFKDPLIVSHWNAFNSPTQSCVKINIVTQGYDSALRTKLVIHIFERTLKCICRDGKIMTMSFEPQELRNLILCQISQHNMAALQGLAKYTGWTVLSSEQNIGTGTIEPLGNASTVMLASPSGNKVIGVHSGPHQRVSVFVSSSPRPDFYPSTVVSEQRWEHLGSVWQEVRHDRMEGRNFLNKMELLMAALTA, translated from the exons ATGGCGGACATCAGGCTGGAGGTGCCGGGGGAAAATGCCGTGCTGGAGGTGCTCTACGATGGCACGGAATTATATCAGCA GCCGCCATCCATGTCAGAAAACCTCACTCAGTTGGCGAGGAAGATTGATTTTGCCACTGATGGGGAGGAGGTGACCAccgaggagaagaaggaggaggaagaggaggaagagaagcagccGTTCCAGCAGCCACACTGGCCCCTTGAAGAAGTCAGAAATAAAGTGAG ACAAGCGCTGACGGAAGTGTCTGTGCTGCACGACCTGCTGATGATTGTGAAGCAGAAGCCCCACCAGTACATGGTTCTCGATCCTGTGCAAGCCGAGGCCCCAGAACCTAAGGCATACATACAGTTCCTCTCCCTGAAGAAG AGCCTGCAATCGGCGGCCTCCATCCTCCTCACAGGAGGTGATCGCCTCCGTGCCTCACAGGCTGAAATTGGTAGACCAAACCGCCCTGTTCAGGACTTCCACATTGAGTTGTTGCGGCTCCGGCAGAACTGGCGGCTGAAGAAAGTTGGGAACACCATTATTGGCGACCTCTCGTACCGGTCAGCTGGCTCCATGTTCAGACAA ACAGGGATATTTGAGGTGTCCAAGGCAGATGATGTGACAGGACCGAGCTCTCTTGTGGGGGCTAGTGGTGCGGCATCCCCATTGTCCCCCATGGCCAACCGGGCCCCACAGTCCTCCCTCAGAGTCAACGTTCCCACGGAGCTCACCGGTTCAGCTTACATCTTTGTGTGCATCAAGAAAG ATGAGGAAGACATTTGCTCTGCTCAACTCACCAGCAGCGACTTTGTGGCTGGGGAAACACCATGGCAGCAGAAACTGGAGAAAGCTCAGAATGTGCTTTTCTGCAAGGAGCTCTTCAATCAGCTGGCCCGGGAAGCTGTCAAGTTGaccccctccatccctcacctGGTGGTCGGCAACCAGATCACGGCAACCATCTTCCCAGGCATCCACTTACTGGTCGGCCTGTGTCACTCCGATAGCAAGAA CAGCGGGCCCAAGGGTGGAACACTGCAGGGTTCCgcagcaggaggtggagggccAGCAGTGGCAGGAGGCGGGACAGGAGGCACCACCGTGGGCAGCACCACCACTGGGGGAGGCCTGATGGGTCCCTCCAAGTACAAACATGAGCACGACCTTGAACACTCCCTTCACCAGCTGCTGCACcgcgtctaccacaacagcttCCAGCACCCCCTGCCTCACCCCGTTTACGCCTCCATGGGCATGAGCAAGCGCAGGCGAGCAGCGGGCCTGGAGGGGATGGACCGAAACCAG CTGCTGAACATGATGCGGGAGCAGACTCTCCTGGAGCAGATCATCCGGCAGGTGCAGCACAACTTCCTGCGGCTGCGCACCATGTACGTCATCGACCAGCTGGCGGCAGAGTTCAAGGACCCGCTCATCGTGTCCCACTGGAATGCCTTCAACTCGCCCACACAGTCGTGCGTCAAGATTAACATCGTGACACAGGGCTACGACTCCGCCCTGCGCACCAAGCTGGTCATCCACATCTTCGAGAGGACCCTCAAGTGCATCTGTCGGGATGGGAAGATCATGACCATGTCCTTTGAGCCACAGGAGCTGAGGAACCTGATCCTGTGCCAGATATCCCAGCACAACATGGCGGCACTGCAGGGCCTGGCCAAGTACACCGGGTGGACTGTTCTGTCGTCAGAGCAGAACATCGGCACAGGCACCATTGAGCCACTGGGCAATGCCTCCACTGTGATGCTGGCATCCCCATCGGGCAACAAGGTGATTGGCGTGCACTCGGGGCCACACCAACGAGTGTCAGTGTTCGTGTCGTCCTCACCGCGGCCGGACTTCTACCCGTCCACAGTGGTGTCGGAGCAGCGGTGGGAACACCTGGGCTCTGTGTGGCAGGAGGTGCGCCACGACCGCATGGAGGGAAGGAACTTTCTCAACAAGATGGAGCTGCTCATGGCTGCCCTTACGGCCTAG